One window from the genome of Diorhabda sublineata isolate icDioSubl1.1 chromosome 10, icDioSubl1.1, whole genome shotgun sequence encodes:
- the LOC130449171 gene encoding uncharacterized protein LOC130449171, with the protein MWLYSGIVEQILRKDIGDSVLRPILLSSSIRAECGTAAASLKTSTTTTTPTTDKEGVKVAKKTDKKSSAKGGVAAAASNTASAASSEIKTKNPTKAKKSNKGSPTKKPKAPKPTTAKAAVSSSSPKIDVM; encoded by the exons ATGTGGTTATATTCCGGAATTGTGGAGCAAATTTTAAGGAAAGACATTGGTGATAGTGTATTGAGACCTATTTTGTTAAGTTCATCGATTAGAGCTGAGTGTG GTACAGCAGCGGCTTCCTTAAAAACTTcgacgacaacaacaacacCAACTACTGATAAGGAAGGcgttaaagttgccaaaaaaacagacaaaaaatCTTCGGCTAAAGGAGGAGTCGCCGCCGCCGCTTCCAATACAGCCAGTGCCGCATCATCcgaaattaaaacgaagaatcctactaaagcaaaaaaatccaataaaggCAGTCCCACGAAAAAGCCGAAAGCACCAAAACCGACAACTGCGAAAGCAGCTGTTAGCAGCTCCTCTCCTAAA ATCGATGTAATGTAG
- the LOC130449696 gene encoding histone H3-like, with amino-acid sequence MARTKQTARKSTGGKAPRKQLATKAARKSAPATGGVKKPHRYRPGTVALREIRRYQKSTELLIRKLPFQRLVREIAQDFKTDLRFQSSAVMALQEASEAYLVGLFEDTNLCAIHAKRVTIMPKDIQLARRICGERA; translated from the coding sequence atggctcgtactaaacaaacggctagaaaatcgactggagggaaagctcctcgtaaacaattagcgacgaaagccgcccgtaaaagcgcaccagctactggtggagtaaaaaaacctcatcgttataggccaggtactgtagctcttcgtgagataagacgttatcaaaagagtaccgaattacttattagaaaattgccatttcaacgattggttcgtgaaatagcacaagattttaaaacagatttacgttttcaaagttcagcggttatggctctccaggaagctagtgaggcttatttggtaggtctattcgaagatactaatctgtgtgccattcatgctaaaagagtcaccattatgcccaaggatatccaattggctagaagaatttgcggagaacgagcataa